The Rosa rugosa chromosome 1, drRosRugo1.1, whole genome shotgun sequence genomic sequence GCATTTTCAACAACAGAGAGATAAGTCACATTCTTATGTTACATATATCACTATATATAAAATGCTGCAAGGGATCACATTTTCAGATTATGTGTACCAACTGCGCGCGTTCTGTGATCACCATTGTGGTTATCTCTAGCATTATTTGTTCTATGTTATTAGCTAGTTTGAGCTAGGAAACTGACCATGTAGAGAATGGCAAAGACTTCACTGCAGTAATGGAACTGCCAGGCTTGAGAATCTCTCTCTACACACACCGCGATTGCTAAAAGTTGCAAAATGCCAAAGAAGAGAGTAAATGAGGTGACTGAGAGGCGAGCTGGGTACTTCTTCAGAACAGGTGCTTGTAGCACAATCCAGGTAGACCAACATAGGCAATGACTTATTACACAGATGTAACCAAAGGTCCAATTCTCCTCCTTGACATAATGACATCTCCAAATAATGAGTAGAGCATATGGGATTGGCTTAAAGGTGAAGTACTTGGAGGAACATAAATAGTTGGCCCCTTGTAAAAGGTTATGACTGAGGCTCCAGCAACAGAAGCAAGAGTTCCAAGCAGTTTGGCTTTACGATATTTTCTATTCAAGTGCATTTGTTCAATTCCCTAAATACAACCATGGCCATGACAGTACATTAGTCACTTAATTAGTAAGTAGCAGATAATACTACTAAAACTAGCCACTCAAGTTAGGAGCAAGCTTCTTTGGCTGTACTTTCAGAATCCAGCCGAAGAAGCTTATTAGCACTTGAGTTTAGCAGAACTGGAAGAAATAGTTGAAAGTAGTTTCTGAATTTTGTATCTAATTAACAAAAAGAGTTTTCAGCAAATAATAGTTCTACGAAAGCAGTGCCAAAAGGGCATTAGACATTAATTACATTATACAGAGATGACTAATTTGTTTGCCTGAATAAGGCAGCCATGAGAAATGTTATTGCAGGGACTGCATTCTCTATTGTCGAAACAAATGTGGGGGAGGTGTTCTTTAAACCAAAGAGATACAAGCCTTGATTGCATGTCACCCTGCAAAACAAATGAGTTAGCTACACTGTGATCTGGTCAATAATAAGTTAGTAATTACTATTAATCTGAGGATTAATCAAGTGCATACCCAAGAAGTCCTAGGAGAAAAAACTTCATGACAAGGGAAATATTCAGTGGTGGTCTATCTTTCCTGCACAGAAAAGATATATTAGTAAGTCTTTTCGAGGCATAGATCAGATGGATAATGATAACTAAGAAATGTAGTAGTTTTTTGTAATTATGTGCATACTTCTCCAAAAAGTATGCAAATGGAATCAGCAGAAGCAGCGCGGTGACATTCCTGTAAACTGAGAAAACAAGCATGCTTACACTCATATTAAGCTTAGTTCTGCAAATGATATGTACCCCTGTTGGAACTTGGTTGTTATTTTCTGTTTTGAATAAGTTGTTTTTCTGGTTTGAATAAGTCGTGGTTGCAAGTCCTATTCATTTGGGATTTCCTGCTACTGACCAAGTCTTTAGGAGTCCTAGAAGTTTAAATTGTTCAGTTGTAGTGGATAAGTTTGTTGCTGTTTTATCTCCTTAGTTTGAGTCAAAGTGGTTCGTGTGGACTACTATATATGTAACTGGAAGATATTCAATGAATAGAAGAAGTTTCAGTCATATTATTCATTCATTGTTCTGAAACTTTTCCCAGATATTTCAACATTGTGCATAGATGAACTGCAGGACAGTTGAAGCCATATGAATCCTTGCATTTTCAGGCACCACACACAATCTTCTCTTATCAGCTACACTTGATGATAAATCAGCCATTGCAGCAGATATCCAAAACTATGATAAATTACTATTTGGGAGGAGCCATATAAAGGTATTTATAGTTAAAGCTTCTACCATGTTCTGAAAATTACACTATTAGACCTCATTTTTCACCGAATCCAACCGGATGGCATACAGCAGACATTTTTAGAGTTCTTGTGATTTATACAATATAGGCACTCGTTATGCATAATTCCAATTCCATGGGACCAAATTAATATTCACACCTCATTCCATGGGATTGAGCTCTTGACAACATAGCTTATAATAGGATTGTTCGAGAGTACTTGTTCTTTCCATGTGCCAATATTTTGCCTGATATGAAATATTGCCAATTCGAGTGTGTCAGCAACGATGTTTCACTTCAAAGTTTGATTTGCTGTCCTACatgagtgaaaaaaaaaaaatagcaaattaCCGGTAAGGTCTATTAGTATGCCAAATTGTGATGCATATATGCTGCAAATACTTGATCCATTAACTTTGGATACCAAAGCTTTACATCTGGATCAGGTTAATGTCAACAAACTGAACATTTGCAAAAATGCATCTTGTTTATGTTATTTGAACAATAGAGAAGACAATACATTTGCTGAACTACTTTGAAGAGGTAGGGAGCAATGGTTGGACGAGAGAagattctttttcttcttcagaatAATATTTAATCTGATTATCAATGTTCAATGGCACTGGTGAAGTTTTCAACTTCATTTCTTTGCCAAATTTGCTCTCTTTGCTTTTTCCCCACACTACAAGGTATAGTCCTGCTACGATCAGCACTGCTCCAACAATGCTGGCCATTTATCAAACAAAAACTAATCAGCTAAAAAATGTAGCAGTTAAGAATATAGTTAAAAATTAGTGGTTACTAAGGCAGATGAAACTGAAAAACTTACCCTCCCAAGTAGAATTGTGCACCCATAATGACCGAGTCCATTATATCTACGAGTAACGTCTGTAGAGGCATATACACTGAAACAAACACCGGTCCTCCCTTGTCAATCGCCCATAGCTGTATTGCATAAGACATTGCTGAAGCCACCACTCCCTGCATTTTTCAACCACACCAAAATTAAGATATTTAACATCTACTACAAAGTGCTAAAGGGATCACATTTTGGGATCATGGAGTCGTTTCAAAATTGGTCTCTCTAGCATTACTGGTATGTGTGCATTTGAGCTAGGAAACTAACCACGTAGAGAATGCCCAAGATTGCACTGCCGGAATGGATCTGCCACTCTTGGGAGTCTCTCTCTACATACGCTGCAATTGCTGAAAGTTGCAGAATGCCAAAGAAGAGAGTAAATGAGGTGACTGAGAGGCGAGCTGGGTACTTCTTCAAAACAGGTCCTTGTAGGACAATCCAGCTAAACCAACATACGCAATGACCTATAGCACAAATGCAACCAAAGGTCCAGTTCTTCTCCCTGGCATCTCCAAATAACGAGAGGAGCATATGGGATTGGCCTGAAGGTGAAGTCCTTGGAGGAACATATATAGTTGGCCCCTTGTAAAAGGTTATGACTGAGGCTCCTGCAACAGAAGCCAGAACTCCAAGCACTTTGGCTTTGCCATCTTTTCTATTCAAGTGAACTTGTTCAATTCTGCAATATATCCAAGTATAATAATTAATGACAATAATCCATGAATAGAAAACAACAGTTGTAGCTAGTACCAAAACTAGCTACTCATGTTAATTAGGGGCTATGGCCTCTTTGGCAGTACATCTAAAAGCGCCAAAGAAACTTAATTAGTGCTTAATCTTGGCAGCGTTGCAAGAAATTAATAGTTCAAGTTTTTATGTAATTTTAACAAAAAGGGTTTTCAGAAAAAGTGCTACGATGATTTGTTTGCCTTAATACGGCAGCCATGAGAAATGTTCCTGCAGGGACTGCATTCTCTACTGCAGAAACAAATGTGGCTGATGTGTTCTCCAAACCCAAGAGGTAGAATCCTTGATTGCAGGTGACCCTGCCAAACAAAGTAAAAATAGTTAATTACCTAGCTAGACAATGATCTGCTAATTACTATTATAAACTTAGGACATAGGGACATACCCAATAAGTCCCAGGAGAAAAAACTGCATAACAAGGGATATATTCAGTGGTGGTCTATCTTTTCTGAATAGACAGAGATATGTCAGTAAGTATTCATTTTCAAGGCAGATTCAGATGAATTAATAACGCTTAATACGAATGTAGTAGTTTCATGAACGTGATGTAACTAAGCGCATATATACCTCTCCAAAAAGTATGCAAAcggaaaaagcagaagcagcgcGGTGATGCTCCTGTAAACTGGGAAAATAAGCTGGTTTACACCCATGTTAAGCACACTCCTGATGACGATATGTTGCACTGCATTGCTCGACTGCAGGAAAGTTAAAGCCATGTGAATCCTCGCACGTTCAGGCACCATACACACTCTCTTGCCATGTGAACCGGCCTCATCAGCCATTGTATCAGATACTCAAAACAGGATTTGGAAGTATACTGTATATGTATGGGCACAGTTTTGTTTGAGAGGAACAATAATTCTATATAGGGCAATGTCATAAGGGGCTAAGATTTGTGGCCAGAAATTCTAGATGTCATGCCATCTaagtaaatacaaattttattttcaatttttacataatatatcttgccacatcatactcTTGCAACACCAACTTATTCCTTCTAGATATTAGGGGGTGAATTAAtgacattaatgaatttaattaggtaacaaaaaaaatatctaaaatGAAATATAAAAGGGTAAAGCTTGTGTCATTAATTCgttttatatttccttttaaAATGGGGAAATATCTAAAATgatattgagcctaaaccccttattacaatacGCATCAAGAGTACATCATTTTGGGATATCAGGAGTTTCTACAGAGTACATGTATTCAAACAAGCAcaaattagcaaagagtgctctactagctactccatttgctttgacatagcggtgacatatcGGAAATATAACTTAATTACAACAAAACATAATTACCAAAAgtacagctttcctactatgtttcCGCCTGAAAAGAAATCCAACGACACtcagtttcatcctgccactagaaCGATGCGACCATTTAACAATGGATCACTGCCTCGCTAGGCTAGACAAGGCAGCCATTAATTATAATACATGTTAGTAGCAACCGTTAATTATCATGTACAAtctaaataagtaaatataaaTTGACTTGAAAATACCTAGCGGgcttgctctgctagggttgggagagcgccgccTCTGGCCTCTCTGTAGTTTCCTCCATCATCGATAGAGTACTGTTTCGGAACTACCCTCGGTGTCGGTTCTTTCACGCACGACTCCTATCGTGCCCTGTATCGGGTACGTGGTGGTTCACATCTCAGCCTGTGGCAATCTCTCATTTTCAGATCCATTCTGACCGTATCTCTGTTCAATGGGAAGAAGCCATGGCTGCGATGCCTTCCCAGATCGGGTCTGCACCGAGAGTTGGgcgtagaggtggcaaacgggccgggccggcccaacccggcccattttaagcgggcctagtcgtgcttggCCCGgaccatttattatcgtgccggcccatttacttaaacattaagctcggtccggcccatggcccgagtcCATATCGTGCCGGGTCGTGCTCGTGTCTGGTCAtaaacgggccgtgctcgtgcttacccactataaagcacgattttaaaatcttaatttgaataaataaaaattaattttatttaactatttagaaaattaaaataaattaagttctacaatatttttcttaatcttagctttttaagattagttttctaataattttttatattccactacaagaaagaaagaaagaaaaaaataactcaaaatatattgcttttagtatattattgtgagattaatctttattaatataatgaagatttagtatcatattattctttccttcattctatagttgttatgagattagtctttattaataaacatatatttaatatttagaaaaaatatttTATGTCAAAACatggatataatgttttatttcactattttgacaacataaaagaaatagcattggtggaattgttatgagattttaaataaagaggtctaatattcaaatctcatcattgtggttttttaatatttttaaaaacaaaatgaaattttgtgtttgtaacgggccagcccacaatatgtcgtgctcgggccgggccaaa encodes the following:
- the LOC133727210 gene encoding protein WALLS ARE THIN 1-like, which produces MSVSMLVFSVYRNVTALLLLIPFAYFLEKKDRPPLNISLVMKFFLLGLLGVTCNQGLYLFGLKNTSPTFVSTIENAVPAITFLMAALFRQTN
- the LOC133727209 gene encoding protein WALLS ARE THIN 1-like, which gives rise to MADEAGSHGKRVCMVPERARIHMALTFLQSSNAVQHIVIRSVLNMGVNQLIFPVYRSITALLLLFPFAYFLERKDRPPLNISLVMQFFLLGLIGVTCNQGFYLLGLENTSATFVSAVENAVPAGTFLMAAVLRIEQVHLNRKDGKAKVLGVLASVAGASVITFYKGPTIYVPPRTSPSGQSHMLLSLFGDAREKNWTFGCICAIGHCVCWFSWIVLQGPVLKKYPARLSVTSFTLFFGILQLSAIAAYVERDSQEWQIHSGSAILGILYVGVVASAMSYAIQLWAIDKGGPVFVSVYMPLQTLLVDIMDSVIMGAQFYLGGIVGAVLIVAGLYLVVWGKSKESKFGKEMKLKTSPVPLNIDNQIKYYSEEEKESSLVQPLLPTSSK